The nucleotide sequence GGGTAGGTCATGAAGCTGACCAAGATTGAAGGGGTTGCCGAAATTCACGCCGACGACGTCGGAGTCGCCAACATGATCGTGGCCAGGTGCCTTGCCGCTGCGACGCAGGGCGACCTTTCCGCCTACTACGATCTCGGGGTCGCATTCTCGACCGGCAGCCACGGCGTCGGCGTCGACATGATCGAAGCGCACAAATGGTTCAATCTCGCCGCTTCGCACGGGCACGAGGAAGCCGCCTGGTGTCGCGCCGATATATCGGAAGAGATGACCGCGCGGGACATAGCCGAAGCCCAGCGCCGGGCACGCGAATGGCTGAGCGACGGCGCCCGCCACGCCGCCTGAGTTTCGCGTCCGACGCGTTCAGCCCTTCCTGAAGGGCGTCCTTGCAGCAAGATAGAGGCTGTCCTGCGCCACGCCTTCGCGTTCGCGTTGGAGATAGTCGGCCACGGCCTCGCGAAATCCCTGATCGGCGATCCAGTGCGCCGACCATGTCTGCACCGGGGCATAGCCACGAGCCAGCTTGTGCCCGCCCTGCGCCCCGGCCTCGACCCGCTCCAGCCCCCGCTCGATCGCAGCGTCGATGGCCTGGTAATAACACAGCTCGAAATGCAGGAACGGCCGGTCGACGGTGCAACCCCAATAGCGGCCATAGAGCGCATCGGCGCCAATGAAATTGAGCGCCCCGGCGATCGGCGCGCCGTCCTCGTAGGCGAGGATCAGCAGGACACGCTCGCCCATGCGCTCGCCGAACAGGTCGAACGCCTCGCGCGTCAGGTAGGGCTGGCCCCACTTGCGGGCGCCGGTGTCTTGATAGAACACCCAGAATGCGTCCCAGTGCTCGGGACGGATGGCGCGGCCGCTGAGGTGGCGGATCTCGACTCCGTCCTGCGCCCTGGCCCGCTCCTTGCGCAAGTCCTTGCGTTTGCGTGAGGACAGATCGCCAAGGAACTCCTCGAAGCTTTCGTAGCCGCGGTTGTGCCAGTGAAACTGGATGTCGTTGCGAAGCAGCCAACCGGCGCGCTCGAACAGGTTCCGCTGCGCCGGCTCGATGAAGGTGGCGTGAGCCGACGACAGGTCGTTCTGCAGACACAGGCTCTCCGCCGCGCGCAGCAAAGGGGACGCATAAGCTTCGTCGGAGAGCAGCAGGCGCGGGCCCGTCGCCGGGGTGAAGGGCGCGGCAATCTGCAATTTGGGATAGTAGTGTCCCCCGGCGCGGTGCCAGGCATCGGCCCAGGCGTGATCGAACACGTATTCGCCTTGGCTGTGCCCCTTGAGGTAGGCCGGCAGCGCGCCGAGCAGCGTCCCGCGCGCGTCCTCGATAACGATCGGCGAGGGGCTCCAACCGGTGCCGGGCCCGACGCTGCCCGAATCCTCAAGCGCGGCGAGGAAGGCGTGGCTGACGAAGGGATTGTCCGGTCCGGCGACGGCATCCCACGCCTCGGCTGGAACGGCGTTCACTCCGGATACTGCGCGCGCAATCAGGTCGCCGTCGGCCATAGACCCATATTAGGGATTTGCCGCCGTCTTTGCGACTCCTTCGCCTTCGGCAATCGGCGCATCGGCAAATTGCGCCGCGCGCTCGCGCAAGGCCGGACTGGAGACGGTCCAGGTCAGCACCGGCACCCCGCGACGGCGCTGGGCGGCGGCAAAGCGGCTGGGCAGGTCGCGCACGTCATAGGCAAGGAAGTCCGGCCGTGCCTTCCACAGCCACAGATGCCGGCGCAGACTTCCGATGAGCCCGCGATCGTTCTCCTCCGTCATCACCAGTCCACGCAGGATACTCGGCGCGTTGCGGCCGAACCAAGCAACGACCCGCGGGTCGAAGCTCATCACCGCCGCTTCTCCGCGATAGCCTTCGAGCTCGCGGCGCACCGCCAGGCACACCGCGCCGATGCGCATCTCGCGTTTGGACTTGATCTCGATCAGCAGCGGCACCCGGCCCCGCACCAGCCCGAGCAGGTCGCGCAGGGTCGGGATTCGCTCTCCCGAAGCCATCAGTGCCATGGCGACGAGTTGCGCCGCGGTGCGCTCGCGCACGGGCCCGCTTTCGGCGGTCAGGCGGTCGAGCTCCCAGTCGTGGAACACCATCGCTCGACCATCGCGGCTGAGCTGGACGTCGCACTCGATGCCCATGCCCCGTGCGATTGCCCCGGATGCGGCGCCGAGCGAATTCTCGACATCGGCGGAAATATGCAAGCCGCGGTGGGCGTAGTCCGTCGCCCTCAGCCAGGACACCCGCGCCGCATCGGGCGCCGGCGCGAGCCAGCCATCAAGCAGTGACAAGCGCCACCACGGCGTCGATCTCGACCGCCGCCCCGAGCGGCAACGCCGGGACGCCGACGGCGGCGCGCGCGTGCTTGCCGGCCTCGCCGAAGATGTCGACCATCAGGTCCGAGGCGCCGTTGACCACCTTCGGCTGGTCGGTGAAGCCCGCGTGCGAATTGACGAACCCGCCGAGCTTGACGATCCGTTCGACCTTGTCGAGCGAGCCGAGCGCCGCCTTGAGCTGAGCGAGGATCATCAACCCGCAAGCACGCGCCGCGCGGATTCCCAGCTCCAGCTCGACGTCCTCGCCCAACCGGCCGGTCACGAGCTCGCCATCGATGAACGGCAACTGGCCCGAGACGTGGGCGACGTTTCCGAGCGTGACCACGGGCACGTAGCTGGCCACCGGGGCAGCCGCTTTTGGCAGGGTAATGCCGAGTTCCGAGAGGCGTTCTTCGATGCTCATTCAGGACTTTCCATGCAAAGTTTCGAGGAGCCAGGGCAAGGCGTCCTGCCAGGTGTCGAGCCGGGCATGGGCGTGACCCTGCTCCAGCGCGCAAGGAATGTGCGGCGCAATCGCCGGTTCCCCGCAAAAATGCAGCCGCGAGATATCGGGCAGGACCTCGCCGGCGCTGGCATGGTGGACTGCGAGATCGTCGATGAACACCGCCCGCGACGGACCGAACTCGTGGACAATGCGGCGCAGCGCCTCGCCCTTGGGGCCCTGGTTGGTGAACACCCGCGCCTCGATGCCGTGATCGCGCAGCTGCTCTGTCCGGGCCGACGCGAAGCGATCCGAAAGGTTGGTGAGGATGACGACGTCGGCCTCGCGCTGCAGTTCGGCGAGCGCTGCCGCCGCCCCTTCGATCGCGGTCTGGCGCGACATTTCGGTGTCGAAGAACTCGGTCAGCAGGCGCCACAACTCGGCTTCCTCGACCGGTTCGCCGCTGGCGCTGTAGCTTACCGACTGGGCGAAGGGATTGCCCTCGAGCCGGAACTCGATTCCGTGGTCCTCGCCGAGCCAGTCGCGGAAATGCCGCACCATGTGCAGCAGGACCTCGTCGCAGTCGCTGACAACCAGGGGGCGGCTCATAGGGCAAGCGCCTCGCGCGCTGCGGCAACCTGCGCGGGCGGAAGGTCGATCGCCTCGGCCACGGCCATAAGATCGGGCTCGTGCGCGCAGAGGAAGTCGAGGACCGAGAGCTGGACTTCGCGGCTGGCAATACGCTCGCGCAGGATCTCCGGCGTCAGCCCGGTGAGATCGAGGAACCGCCGCGCCCGCCTTTCTTCCTGCAACAGCGCTGCGAGCGCCTGCAGGGCGATCCCGGCGGGGTCGGTGGGAACGGTGCGGCGGTTATGAATTGTCAGTTATCCCTTGGTTCGCTACAAGTTATCCACAGACCGGCGTGGGCAAGCCGGCCGTTCGGGGGCGTCAATGACGAAGAGAATCCTCGTTGTCGAGGACAACGACCTCAACCGCAAGTTGTTCTGCGACGTGTTGCAGGCAGGCGGTTTTTCGGTCGAACCATGCGCCGACGGGGAAAGCGCGATCGAACGCGCCAGGGCCTTCGTCCCGAACCTCGTCATCATGGACATTCAGCTGCACGGCATTTCCGGGCTCGACCTGATCGCCGTAATCAAGCGCGACGTGGAGCTGCGCGACATCCCGGTTCTCGCCGTGACGGCCTATGCAGGCAAGGGCGACGAGGAGCGGATTCGCGAGACCGGGGCCGAGGGATACCTTGCCAAGCCGGTGTCGATCGGGCCGTTCATGACCGCGGTCAAGGGCCTACTCGAGCGCACCCCGCCACGCCCCCTGCACGCTTGACATTTCGGCGTCGAGACCGCTTGTGCGGGGCATGAACCGCACCGAAGTCGAGCAACGCATTCGCACCCTGATCGAACCCTTCAACAAGAAGGGCGTCGAGATCGCGGAAGGCACCACCTTCGCCGGAGATCTTGAATTCGACAGCCTGACCGTGATGGATTTTGTCGCCGCGATCGAGGACGAGTTCGACATCATCATCAGCATGAACCAGCAGGCCGAGATCGAGACCTGGGGCCAGTTGGTCGATGCCGTGTGCAAGCTGGCGGGCGACTGAGGCGCATCGTGAGCGAGGGAATCAGCCAGCCCGACGCGCCTGCCGAGCGCGAAGCGGTCGCGTCGCCGCCGAGCGGCGACCTGTTCAGCAAGTTCGACCCGCTGATCAAGCAGCGCAACGACCTGCTCGCCAGCGGCGTCGAAGACCCGTTCAACCTGGTGATGGAGAAGGTCCTCTCGCCGACGAGGGCGGTGTGCAACGGGCGCGAGACGATCCTGCTCGGCACTTACAACTACATGGGCATGACCTTCGACCCGGACGTGATCCAGGCTGGCAAGGATGCGCTCGACAACTTCGGTTCGGGCACAACGGGCAGCCGCGTTCTCAACGGCACCTACCAAGGGCACAAGGAAGTCGAGCAGGCGCTCATGGACTTCTATGCCATGGACCACGCGATGGTCTTCTCGACCGGGTACCAGGCCAACCTCGGAATCATCTCAACGATCGCCGGCAAGGGCGACTACGTCGTGCTCGACATCGACAGCCATGCCTCAATCTACGACGGCTGCGCGATGGGCAGTGCCGAGATCGTGGCGTTCCGCCACAACGACATCGGGGCGATGGAGAAGCGGCTCAAGCGCATTCCGGAAGGGGCCGGCAAGCTGGTGGTGCTCGAGGGGGTCTACTCGATGCTCGGCGACGTCGCGCCGCTCAAGGAGATGGTCCGCATCGCCAAGGACAACGGCGCGATGGTGCTGGTCGACGAGGCGCACTCGATGGGCTTCATCGGCGAGCACGGGCGCGGCGTGGCCGAAGACCAGGGCGTGATCGACGATGTCGACTTCATCATCGGCACCTTTTCCAAGAGCGTCGGCACGGTCGGCGGCTTCTGCGTGTCGAACAATCCCAAGTTCGAGATCCTGCGGCTGGTCTGCCGGCCCTACGTC is from Croceibacterium aestuarii and encodes:
- a CDS encoding glycerophosphodiester phosphodiesterase family protein; this encodes MSWLRATDYAHRGLHISADVENSLGAASGAIARGMGIECDVQLSRDGRAMVFHDWELDRLTAESGPVRERTAAQLVAMALMASGERIPTLRDLLGLVRGRVPLLIEIKSKREMRIGAVCLAVRRELEGYRGEAAVMSFDPRVVAWFGRNAPSILRGLVMTEENDRGLIGSLRRHLWLWKARPDFLAYDVRDLPSRFAAAQRRRGVPVLTWTVSSPALRERAAQFADAPIAEGEGVAKTAANP
- a CDS encoding HAD family hydrolase; amino-acid sequence: MSRPLVVSDCDEVLLHMVRHFRDWLGEDHGIEFRLEGNPFAQSVSYSASGEPVEEAELWRLLTEFFDTEMSRQTAIEGAAAALAELQREADVVILTNLSDRFASARTEQLRDHGIEARVFTNQGPKGEALRRIVHEFGPSRAVFIDDLAVHHASAGEVLPDISRLHFCGEPAIAPHIPCALEQGHAHARLDTWQDALPWLLETLHGKS
- a CDS encoding GNAT family N-acetyltransferase; the protein is MADGDLIARAVSGVNAVPAEAWDAVAGPDNPFVSHAFLAALEDSGSVGPGTGWSPSPIVIEDARGTLLGALPAYLKGHSQGEYVFDHAWADAWHRAGGHYYPKLQIAAPFTPATGPRLLLSDEAYASPLLRAAESLCLQNDLSSAHATFIEPAQRNLFERAGWLLRNDIQFHWHNRGYESFEEFLGDLSSRKRKDLRKERARAQDGVEIRHLSGRAIRPEHWDAFWVFYQDTGARKWGQPYLTREAFDLFGERMGERVLLILAYEDGAPIAGALNFIGADALYGRYWGCTVDRPFLHFELCYYQAIDAAIERGLERVEAGAQGGHKLARGYAPVQTWSAHWIADQGFREAVADYLQREREGVAQDSLYLAARTPFRKG
- a CDS encoding response regulator, coding for MTKRILVVEDNDLNRKLFCDVLQAGGFSVEPCADGESAIERARAFVPNLVIMDIQLHGISGLDLIAVIKRDVELRDIPVLAVTAYAGKGDEERIRETGAEGYLAKPVSIGPFMTAVKGLLERTPPRPLHA
- a CDS encoding DUF3572 family protein; this translates as MQEERRARRFLDLTGLTPEILRERIASREVQLSVLDFLCAHEPDLMAVAEAIDLPPAQVAAAREALAL
- a CDS encoding acyl carrier protein, translated to MNRTEVEQRIRTLIEPFNKKGVEIAEGTTFAGDLEFDSLTVMDFVAAIEDEFDIIISMNQQAEIETWGQLVDAVCKLAGD
- a CDS encoding RidA family protein, whose amino-acid sequence is MSIEERLSELGITLPKAAAPVASYVPVVTLGNVAHVSGQLPFIDGELVTGRLGEDVELELGIRAARACGLMILAQLKAALGSLDKVERIVKLGGFVNSHAGFTDQPKVVNGASDLMVDIFGEAGKHARAAVGVPALPLGAAVEIDAVVALVTA
- the spt gene encoding serine palmitoyltransferase, which gives rise to MSQPDAPAEREAVASPPSGDLFSKFDPLIKQRNDLLASGVEDPFNLVMEKVLSPTRAVCNGRETILLGTYNYMGMTFDPDVIQAGKDALDNFGSGTTGSRVLNGTYQGHKEVEQALMDFYAMDHAMVFSTGYQANLGIISTIAGKGDYVVLDIDSHASIYDGCAMGSAEIVAFRHNDIGAMEKRLKRIPEGAGKLVVLEGVYSMLGDVAPLKEMVRIAKDNGAMVLVDEAHSMGFIGEHGRGVAEDQGVIDDVDFIIGTFSKSVGTVGGFCVSNNPKFEILRLVCRPYVFTASLPPSVVATAATSIRKLMHGSNKRAHLWENSKTLHGGLRKLGFTLGTETPQSAIVAVIMPDLEKGAAMWEALLKEGLYVNLARPPATPAGMTLLRCSLCAEHSADEVETILGMFERAGKAIGII